From Sporosarcina sp. 6E9, a single genomic window includes:
- the miaB gene encoding tRNA (N6-isopentenyl adenosine(37)-C2)-methylthiotransferase MiaB, giving the protein MNEEQRISAGQIKSGLVNKEEKTEKDYSQYFQTVYKQPNLKKARRRGGEEVSYFDDFEIDERFLNMGKGRKFYIRTYGCQMNEHDTEVMAGIFTALGYEVTETVEDANIILLNTCAIRENAENKVFGELGHLKPLKQRNPDILIGVCGCMSQEESVVNKILQTYDQVDMIFGTHNIHRLPNILHEAYMSKEMVIEVWSKEGDIIENLPKVRHGDIKAWVNIMYGCDKFCTYCIVPYTRGKERSRRPEDIITEIRQLAAQGYKEITLLGQNVNAYGKDFDDLDYRLGDLMDDLRKIDIPRVRFTTSHPRDFDDHLIEVLAKGGNLVEHIHLPVQSGSTSILKIMGRIYSREEYLELVRKIKTAIPDVSLTTDIIVGFPNETDEQFEETMTLYEEVGFETAYTYIYSPRDGTPAEKMADNIPMEVKKERLQRLNKLVNDYSLKAMQQFEGQTVEVLVEGESKRNDEVLSGYTRKNKLVNFRAPKDVIGKLVHVKITDAKTWSLDGEFIDVVEKKEVVL; this is encoded by the coding sequence ATGAATGAAGAACAGCGCATAAGTGCCGGGCAGATAAAGTCAGGCTTAGTAAATAAAGAAGAAAAGACTGAGAAAGATTACAGTCAATATTTCCAAACTGTCTACAAACAACCCAATTTGAAAAAAGCGAGAAGACGCGGTGGGGAAGAAGTTTCGTATTTCGACGACTTCGAAATCGACGAACGCTTTCTGAATATGGGTAAAGGCCGCAAGTTTTATATTCGTACATATGGCTGCCAAATGAACGAGCATGACACGGAAGTAATGGCAGGTATTTTCACAGCACTTGGCTATGAAGTAACAGAGACGGTTGAAGATGCGAACATTATTTTGTTAAACACATGTGCCATTCGTGAAAACGCAGAAAACAAAGTGTTCGGAGAGCTCGGACATTTAAAGCCGCTTAAACAGCGCAATCCGGATATTTTGATCGGTGTTTGTGGTTGTATGTCGCAGGAAGAATCCGTCGTCAATAAAATACTTCAAACCTACGACCAAGTTGACATGATCTTCGGCACGCATAATATTCATAGACTCCCGAACATTTTACATGAAGCGTATATGTCAAAAGAAATGGTTATCGAAGTGTGGTCTAAAGAAGGCGATATTATTGAAAACCTTCCAAAAGTCCGCCACGGTGATATTAAAGCATGGGTCAATATTATGTACGGTTGCGATAAGTTTTGTACGTATTGCATAGTGCCGTATACAAGAGGAAAAGAACGTAGTCGAAGACCTGAAGATATCATTACAGAGATTCGACAACTCGCCGCACAAGGGTATAAAGAAATTACATTACTTGGGCAAAACGTAAATGCCTACGGGAAAGATTTTGATGATCTGGATTATCGTCTTGGCGATTTGATGGATGATTTACGTAAAATCGATATACCTCGTGTCCGCTTTACGACAAGTCACCCAAGAGATTTCGATGATCACTTAATCGAAGTCCTTGCTAAAGGCGGAAACCTCGTTGAACATATTCATCTTCCGGTACAATCAGGTTCTACATCAATCCTGAAAATTATGGGTAGAATTTATTCACGCGAAGAATATCTCGAACTCGTTCGTAAAATAAAAACTGCGATTCCTGATGTGTCATTAACAACAGATATCATTGTCGGCTTTCCGAATGAGACCGATGAACAATTTGAGGAAACGATGACATTGTATGAAGAAGTTGGTTTTGAAACAGCTTATACGTATATTTATTCACCGCGTGATGGCACACCAGCAGAGAAAATGGCAGATAATATTCCGATGGAAGTTAAGAAAGAAAGACTTCAACGATTGAATAAACTAGTAAACGACTATTCCCTGAAAGCTATGCAGCAATTTGAAGGGCAAACAGTCGAAGTACTAGTTGAAGGTGAAAGTAAACGGAATGATGAAGTCCTTTCCGGATACACTAGGAAGAACAAATTAGTTAATTTTAGAGCACCAAAAGACGTAATCGGGAAACTTGTCCATGTAAAAATAACAGATGCGAAAACATGGTCGCTCGACGGCGAGTTTATCGACGTTGTAGAAAAGAAAGAGGTCGTATTATAA
- a CDS encoding RicAFT regulatory complex protein RicA family protein → MEKKYTKDDIIAKANEIAVMIANTEEVDFFKRAEAQINENQKIRENIASLKSLQKQAVNFQQYGKERALEIIEGKIDKIQEDIDTVPIVQEFKQSQGEVNDLLQLVSTTIANGVTNEVIKSTGGDLLRGETGSYVENTTYNNK, encoded by the coding sequence ATGGAGAAAAAATATACTAAAGATGATATCATCGCGAAGGCGAATGAAATAGCGGTGATGATTGCTAACACAGAGGAAGTAGACTTTTTCAAACGCGCTGAAGCACAAATCAATGAAAATCAAAAAATCCGTGAAAACATCGCAAGTTTGAAATCATTGCAAAAGCAAGCAGTCAATTTCCAACAGTACGGAAAAGAAAGAGCGTTGGAAATTATTGAAGGTAAAATTGATAAAATTCAAGAAGATATCGATACGGTTCCAATTGTTCAAGAGTTCAAGCAATCACAAGGTGAAGTCAACGATTTACTTCAACTTGTCTCGACAACAATTGCGAACGGCGTAACGAATGAAGTCATAAAATCGACTGGCGGAGATTTACTTCGCGGCGAAACGGGTTCATACGTTGAAAACACAACATATAACAATAAATAA
- a CDS encoding stage V sporulation protein S — translation MNPLKVSSRSNPNSVAGALVAVIREQGYAEMQAVGAGALNQAVKAIAIARGFVAPSGSDLTCAPAFTDIMINGEGRTALKLLVEKRTRGAAQNDM, via the coding sequence GTGAACCCATTGAAAGTCTCATCTCGCTCGAATCCAAATTCAGTTGCTGGTGCGCTCGTCGCAGTCATCCGAGAACAAGGGTATGCTGAAATGCAAGCTGTAGGAGCGGGTGCACTCAATCAAGCAGTAAAAGCAATCGCAATTGCACGGGGGTTTGTAGCGCCAAGTGGATCTGATCTAACCTGTGCGCCAGCATTCACCGATATCATGATTAATGGTGAGGGACGGACGGCTTTGAAATTACTCGTCGAAAAGCGAACGCGTGGAGCTGCACAAAACGATATGTAA
- the mutS gene encoding DNA mismatch repair protein MutS — MTSYTPMIQQYLKIKSEHEDAFLFFRLGDFYELFFTDATEASQILEITLTSRDAASGNRIPMCGVPYHSAEGYIETLVRKGYKVAICEQTEDPRAAKGIVRREVVRIITPGTMTEGKSIDTNTNHFIGSAAIIADGKYALAYLDLSTGEGKVQYVQGDERTLISEIDALGMKEVVVAEGLHIALSDNMAKRNITLSIEYNKDALERQGNIPEDVVEACDNLISYVKRTQKSSLEHIRPFDFIEKQEKLSIDANSMRNLELVQSIRNGTKEGTLYWLLDETVTAMGARKLKMWIHQPLAEQVKIEARLDTVTELVEDFFLSDDLKTNLREVYDLERLAGRISMGSANGRDLAQLRNSLRQVPNLKDALANSGKKHLTQFAEKINLCPEARDILEMSIAEHPPITVKEGGVIKDGYDEQLDTYRDAARNGKEWLAKLEQEERERTGIKNLKIGYNRVFGYFIEITKSNIHLADHERYERKQTLANAERYITPELKEKEDLILNAESDGLELEYDLFSAVRESMKMHIRQVQQLASILSELDVLLSFATVAEKQNYVKPTFHNNKGLEIKNGRHPVVEKMMDHSLYVPNNCVLQEDANMLLITGPNMSGKSTYMRQVALTVVMAQIGCYVPCDSAVLPVTDQIFTRIGAADDLASGQSTFMMEMMESQHAIANATEKSLLLFDEIGRGTSTYDGMSLAQAMMEYIHDEIGANTLFSTHYHELTMLDTKLARLENVHVAAMEQDGKVVFLHKVMKGAADKSYGIYVADLAGLPTPLLARAKELLQTFENKEKGPINEPQQMAFFDIREEEQHTLSDEKKEVLASLEETDLLNMTPLNALQYVFELKEKLRSAKG, encoded by the coding sequence ATGACATCTTATACACCGATGATACAGCAATACTTAAAAATAAAATCAGAACATGAAGATGCCTTCTTATTTTTCAGACTAGGCGATTTTTATGAGTTGTTCTTTACCGATGCGACGGAAGCTTCACAAATACTTGAAATCACATTAACGAGCCGGGATGCAGCCAGTGGCAACCGCATTCCAATGTGTGGTGTTCCGTATCACTCCGCTGAAGGATATATTGAAACGCTTGTGCGTAAAGGATACAAAGTAGCCATTTGCGAACAAACAGAAGATCCTCGCGCAGCAAAAGGAATAGTTCGACGGGAAGTCGTTCGAATTATAACGCCAGGAACAATGACAGAAGGTAAAAGCATTGATACAAATACGAATCATTTTATTGGTTCAGCTGCTATTATCGCCGATGGAAAATACGCACTTGCCTATTTAGATTTATCAACAGGTGAAGGAAAAGTTCAATATGTCCAAGGTGATGAGCGCACGTTAATTTCTGAAATCGATGCACTTGGCATGAAAGAAGTCGTGGTAGCGGAAGGGCTACATATTGCATTAAGCGATAACATGGCAAAACGAAATATTACATTATCAATAGAATATAATAAGGATGCATTGGAACGCCAAGGCAACATTCCGGAAGATGTAGTTGAAGCTTGCGATAATCTAATTTCATATGTGAAACGCACGCAAAAGTCGTCACTTGAACATATTCGCCCCTTCGATTTTATAGAAAAACAAGAAAAGCTATCCATTGATGCAAACTCCATGCGTAATTTGGAGCTCGTTCAATCTATTCGTAATGGTACTAAAGAAGGGACACTGTACTGGCTGCTTGATGAAACCGTGACGGCTATGGGTGCAAGAAAGCTGAAAATGTGGATTCATCAACCGCTTGCCGAGCAAGTGAAAATTGAAGCTCGCCTCGATACAGTGACTGAATTAGTCGAGGATTTCTTTTTAAGCGACGATCTTAAAACGAACTTGCGCGAAGTGTATGATCTTGAAAGATTGGCGGGACGTATTTCAATGGGTTCGGCAAACGGTCGAGACCTTGCTCAGTTACGAAATTCCTTGCGACAAGTGCCGAACTTGAAAGATGCACTTGCAAACTCCGGAAAAAAACACTTGACGCAGTTCGCGGAAAAAATCAATTTGTGTCCAGAGGCAAGAGACATCCTTGAAATGTCGATTGCAGAACATCCGCCGATTACTGTAAAAGAAGGCGGAGTTATAAAGGACGGTTATGATGAACAACTCGATACATACAGAGATGCCGCTAGGAACGGGAAAGAGTGGTTAGCAAAACTGGAACAAGAAGAGCGTGAACGCACGGGCATAAAAAACTTGAAGATTGGATATAATCGTGTCTTTGGGTATTTTATCGAAATTACGAAATCAAATATTCATTTAGCGGATCATGAACGTTATGAAAGAAAGCAAACACTAGCAAATGCCGAGCGTTATATCACGCCTGAGCTGAAAGAAAAAGAAGATTTAATATTAAATGCCGAGTCAGATGGATTAGAGCTAGAATATGATCTGTTTAGCGCTGTTCGTGAATCGATGAAGATGCATATTAGACAAGTTCAGCAACTGGCATCCATCTTAAGCGAACTAGATGTTCTTTTATCATTTGCGACAGTAGCGGAAAAACAAAACTACGTGAAGCCGACTTTTCATAATAATAAAGGATTAGAAATAAAAAATGGGCGTCACCCAGTCGTTGAAAAAATGATGGATCATTCGCTTTATGTACCAAATAATTGCGTACTGCAAGAAGATGCAAATATGCTTCTCATAACAGGACCAAATATGTCCGGAAAGAGCACCTATATGCGTCAAGTAGCACTCACAGTCGTAATGGCCCAAATCGGTTGTTACGTTCCTTGCGACAGCGCAGTTCTTCCTGTTACGGATCAGATCTTTACACGAATCGGTGCTGCGGATGATTTAGCATCCGGACAAAGTACATTTATGATGGAAATGATGGAATCTCAACATGCGATTGCCAATGCAACTGAAAAAAGTCTTCTGTTATTTGATGAGATAGGGAGAGGGACATCAACCTATGATGGTATGTCTTTAGCCCAAGCCATGATGGAATATATACACGATGAAATTGGAGCAAATACATTATTTTCGACTCACTATCACGAGTTAACCATGCTAGACACTAAACTGGCAAGACTTGAAAATGTTCATGTCGCTGCGATGGAACAAGATGGTAAAGTAGTGTTCCTCCATAAAGTCATGAAAGGGGCAGCGGATAAAAGTTACGGCATTTACGTTGCTGATCTTGCGGGCTTGCCGACGCCTTTACTTGCACGTGCAAAAGAGCTACTGCAAACCTTTGAAAATAAAGAAAAAGGACCAATCAATGAACCCCAGCAAATGGCGTTTTTCGATATAAGAGAAGAAGAGCAGCACACATTGTCTGATGAGAAAAAAGAAGTCCTAGCAAGTCTGGAAGAAACAGATTTACTCAATATGACACCATTAAACGCCCTGCAGTATGTCTTTGAACTGAAAGAGAAACTCCGCTCAGCGAAAGGATGA
- a CDS encoding DUF4288 domain-containing protein, producing MNIYSVKLLLESTVTPNDYGTKTYEESIVLIEAERLEKVEQIIRNHYVDETYENAVGGLTTWSFVTILDIFEVNDEFEGVVNFKEVYSRFLPFDKLITAEEVIKLYSLDI from the coding sequence ATGAATATTTACTCAGTCAAATTATTACTGGAATCAACTGTCACGCCAAACGATTACGGTACAAAAACATATGAAGAATCTATTGTATTAATAGAAGCGGAGCGTTTAGAAAAAGTCGAACAAATAATTCGTAACCACTATGTTGACGAAACCTATGAAAATGCTGTAGGCGGTCTTACTACTTGGAGTTTTGTAACAATATTGGATATCTTTGAGGTGAATGATGAATTTGAAGGAGTTGTTAATTTCAAGGAAGTTTATAGTCGTTTTTTACCTTTCGATAAACTGATTACGGCAGAAGAAGTAATAAAACTTTATTCATTGGATATTTAA
- a CDS encoding TIGR00282 family metallophosphoesterase, whose translation MKIVFIGDIVGSLGRDMVYRYLPRLKRKYSPDVVIANGENAAAGRGITKAIFDDMLRAGVDVVTMGNHTWDQKEIYDFIDETDYLIRPANFSDEAPGRGMTTISRNGVTLSVINLHGRTFLPPHGDPFAKADELLDEAHEISPLVFVDFHAEATSEKIAMGFHLDGRASAVVGTHTHVQTADDRILPKGTAYLTDAGMTGPYDEILGMKKEDVIYRFQTNMPVRFEVPKNGRVQLNGLYVELDDKTGKAIHVERIMINDDKPFES comes from the coding sequence ATGAAAATCGTATTTATTGGTGATATTGTTGGCTCGCTTGGAAGAGATATGGTTTACCGCTATTTACCGCGTCTAAAACGTAAATATAGTCCAGATGTAGTGATTGCAAACGGAGAAAACGCAGCAGCCGGTCGGGGAATTACGAAGGCGATTTTTGATGACATGCTACGCGCTGGCGTCGACGTTGTAACAATGGGAAACCATACTTGGGATCAAAAAGAAATTTATGATTTTATAGATGAAACGGATTATTTAATACGCCCGGCAAACTTTTCGGACGAAGCACCAGGTCGTGGAATGACGACCATTTCACGGAACGGGGTCACATTATCTGTTATTAACTTACACGGAAGAACATTTTTACCGCCTCATGGGGACCCGTTTGCGAAAGCTGATGAACTATTAGACGAAGCCCATGAAATTTCACCACTTGTTTTTGTCGATTTTCATGCGGAAGCAACGAGCGAAAAAATCGCGATGGGGTTTCATCTTGATGGTCGCGCCTCAGCCGTCGTAGGAACGCACACGCATGTCCAGACAGCCGACGATCGGATTCTTCCTAAGGGAACTGCTTACTTAACCGATGCGGGTATGACGGGGCCGTACGATGAAATCCTCGGAATGAAAAAAGAAGATGTCATTTACCGTTTTCAAACAAATATGCCAGTACGATTCGAAGTGCCAAAAAATGGACGCGTCCAATTAAACGGCTTATACGTTGAATTGGATGACAAAACGGGGAAGGCTATTCACGTCGAACGGATTATGATTAACGACGATAAACCATTCGAAAGTTAA
- the cotE gene encoding outer spore coat protein CotE yields the protein MKNLRQIVTKAIVAKGKERTETKEILCPPNKPTSILGCWVINHTHQAKKSGKYVEVSGKFDINVWYSHNNHSKTSVFTETIPYKDRIRLHYRDEPTSRVEEVIVDVIQHPNCTEAIISECGEKFVICVERELVAEVVGETKVCVSVHPHTFEEEWPQRDESSSSSHRHGHGHVHGEHEHDHKKGKDSKPF from the coding sequence CTGAAGAATTTACGTCAAATCGTGACGAAGGCGATTGTTGCAAAAGGGAAAGAGCGGACCGAAACAAAAGAAATTTTATGTCCACCAAACAAACCGACCAGTATCCTTGGCTGTTGGGTTATCAACCATACCCATCAAGCAAAAAAATCAGGTAAATACGTTGAAGTCTCGGGTAAGTTCGATATAAACGTTTGGTATTCCCATAATAATCACTCGAAAACTTCGGTGTTTACAGAAACGATCCCCTATAAAGACCGAATTCGATTACATTATCGGGATGAGCCGACATCTAGAGTGGAAGAGGTAATCGTAGATGTCATACAGCATCCAAACTGTACTGAAGCAATCATATCCGAGTGTGGAGAAAAATTCGTTATTTGTGTGGAGCGTGAATTAGTCGCGGAAGTAGTGGGCGAAACGAAAGTTTGCGTTTCCGTCCATCCGCACACTTTTGAAGAGGAGTGGCCGCAGCGAGATGAATCATCATCATCCAGCCATAGACATGGGCATGGTCATGTCCACGGGGAGCATGAACATGATCACAAAAAAGGAAAAGATTCAAAACCGTTCTAA